The genomic stretch GTCGAAAATCGGCTGGTCTTTTGCATAGTCGTGGTAAAGGCGGCGAGCAAATTCGGTATCTAACAGAAAATCTTCGGTCATAAACGGCGTCATTATCGTCTTCCTCATTACGGGAGCGCAGAAAGCGTATGTTCATATGCTGCAAAGTTATCACACCAATTTCCACCAACCGAAGCTTTTTTCGTGAGTGAGATCAATAAACGCCAACAAATAAATTACCCTCAATGGAGTAAACCCTTCTGCAGACCGCGCCAATTCTGGCTTTGCGCGCGAAGATTAATGTCCCCACAAAGAATCATACATTTGTGATGTCACTCACCTTTTAAAGTTGTATGACAAGTTATCTTTTCGCCGTCGCAAACACTCAGCCGACGGAATGCATTACCGGTGTGAGAGACATCGGGTTTAACGGTACGGATACCGACTTATGCACGCTTACTTATGGCAAGGTTCGGGCCGTTCCGGGACATGCTCCTGGTTACGCCCCTCCCGTTACACAACTGCTCCCGGAAACGGTTGAGAGGTTGCCGTGCTCTGGCGCGGAAATAACATAACGATGAGGTTTTAGATGCGTAAAATTAAAGGGTTACGTTGGTATATGATCGCGCTGGTGACGTTAGGCACCGTGCTGGGCTACCTGACGCGTAACACCGTGGCAGCAGCAGCGCCAACGTTGATGGAAGAGCTGCATATCTCCACGCAGCAATACTCCTACATCATTGCCGCCTATTCCGCGGCTTATACCATCATGCAGCCTGTTGCTGGCTATGTGCTGGATATTCTCGGTACCAAAATCGGTTATGCCTTCTTCGCCATCGCCTGGGCGGTGTTCTGCGGCGCAACCGCGCTGGCAGGCAGCTGGGGTGGACTGGCGCTGGCGCGCGGTGCGGTCGGTGCGGCAGAAGCCGCGATGATCCCGGCGGGTCTGAAGGCCAGCTCCGAGTGGTTCCCGGCGAAAGAGCGTTCCATTGCCGTCGGCTACTTCAACGTGGGCTCGTCCATCGGGGCGATGATAGCGCCGCCGCTGGTGGTGTGGGCCATCGTGATGCACAGCTGGCAGATGGCGTTCATCATCTCAGGCGTGCTGAGCTTTGCCTGGGCGATGGCGTGGCTGGTATTCTATAAACACCCGCGCGATCAGAAAAAGCTCTCTGAAGAAGAACGCGAATACATCATTGGCGGTCAGGAAGCGCAGCATCAGACCAACAACGGCAAAAAAATGACCGTCTGGCAGATCCTGGGCACCCGTCAGTTCTGGGGTATCGCTCTGCCGCGTTTCCTGGCTGAACCAGCCTGGGGGACCTTTAACGCGTGGATCCCGCTGTTCATGTTTAAAGTGTACGGCTTTAACCTGAAAGAGATCGCGATGTTCGCCTGGATGCCAATGCTGTTCGCTGACCTGGGCTGTATCGTGGGCGGCTACCTGCCACCGCTGTTCCAGCGCTGGTTTGGCGTGAACCTGATTGTTTCCCGCAAAATGGTGGTGACCATGGGCGCGCTGCTGATGATTGGCCCGGGCATGATTGGCCTGTTCACCAGCCCGTACGTCGCCATTGCCCTGCTGTGCATCGGTGGCTTTGCTCACCAGTCCCTGTCGGGCGCGCTGATTACGCTCTCTTCTGACGTCTTTGGTCGTAACGAAGTGGCAACCGCCAACGGCCTGACCGGCATGGCCGCCTGGACCGCGAGCACCATGTTTGCACTGGTGGTCGGCGCGCTGGCGGATACCATCGGCTTCAGCCCGCTGTTCGCGGTGCTGGCGATCTTCGACCTGATGGGTGCGGTAGTTATCTGGACGGTGCTGAAAAGCAAATCGGCAGAGGAGCTGGCGAAAGAGTCCCTTGGCAAACCGGCTACGCAGAGTTAGCGAAAATGCGTTTCGCCGAAGCCGCCTCCGGGCGGCTTTTTTAATGGCAAAATCTGGAGAGTGGCACGCAAAAGTGGTATAACAAATCATCTGCCGTACCCTGCCTGGAGCGCATATGGAAATCACCGAACCACGTCGTTTGTATCAACAACTTGCTGCGGAGCTGAAAGATCGCATCGAGCAAGGGGTCTATCTTGTCGGTGATAAACTTCCCGCCGAGCGCTTTATCGCGGATGAAAAAAGCGTGAGCCGCACCGTGGTGCGTGAAGCAATTATCATGCTGGAAGTGGAAGGCTACGTTGAGGTGCGCAAAGGCTCCGGCATTCACGTGATTTCTAATCTGCCGAAACACTCTCCCGTCGCGGATGAAAGTCTTGAATTCGCCAGCTATGGCCCGTTTGAGCTGCTCCAGGCTCGCCAACTGATCGAAAGCAATATTGCTGAGTTTGCGGCGACGCAGGTGACCAAGCAGGACATCATGAAGCTGATGGAAATCCAGGAGAATGCCCGTAAGGAAAAATGTTTCCGCGATTCAGAGTGGGATCTTCAGTTCCACGTTCAGGTCGCCCTGGCAACCCAAAATACGGCCCTGGCGGCAATCGTAGAAAAAATGTGGACTCAGCGCGTTCACAACCCGTACTGGAAAAAACTGCACGACCATATCGATTCCCGTACCGTCGACAACTGGTGCGACGATCACGACCAAATCCTTAAGGCGCTGATTCGTAAAGATCCACATGCCGCCAAGCTGGCGATGTGGCAGCACCTGGAAAACACCAAGCAGATGCTGTTCAACGAAACCAGCGATGACTTCGAATTTAACGCTGACCGCTATCTTTTTGCCGATAATCCTGTTGTTCATCTCGATACGGCGTCCAGTGCCTCAAAATAGATGACCTTTCTGCTGGCAGGCGCTACGTTGCGCCTTCCGGCTTCAGTGGGTAAGCAAAACATATATAGTGTCAGCCTTTGTAAATCCCCTCGCTCACTTCCTGGGCTTACGCCAAAATCAACTCACGCCTGCAAATTCTGTGACGCAGAACGTTGGGCTTTGTTACAATTGGATTCAATTCCTTATTTTGTAAGTTAGTGCTTGCTAACCAGCCAATTAACAGGGAACAGTGTTGGCCACACCGCAATGTGTCCGCGAGCGACCATAATGAAATCACAACAATGTCGCCGTGCTGTTTGTCCCGGATAACAGGCGTGACGTTAACCGATTTCCAGGAACACTGAATGGAACTTTTGACCCAACTACTGCATGCCCTCTGGGCGCAGGATTTTGAAACGCTGGCCAACCCTTCCATGATTGGCATGCTCTATTTCGTCTTGTTTATGATCCTGTTCCTTGAGAACGGCTTGCTGCCTGCTGCCTTCCTGCCCGGTGACAGTTTGCTGGTGCTTGTCGGCGTGCTTTGCGCCAAAGGGGCGATGGCGTTTCCACAAACCATTTTATTACTGACCGTTGCGGCCAGCCTCGGCTGCTGGGTGAGCTATATTCAGGGACGATGGCTGGGCAATACCCGGATCGTCCAGAACTGGCTCTCTCATCTTCCCGCACATTATCACCAGCGGGCGCACCACCTTTTCCACAAGCACGGGCTTTCCGCACTGCTGATTGGCCGCTTTATCGCCTTTGTTCGCACCCTGTTGCCGACCATTGCCGGTCTGTCAGGGTTGAGCAGCGCCCGCTTCCAGTTCTTTAACTGGATGAGCGGCCTGTTATGGGTGCTTATTCTGACGACGCTGGGCTATGCGCTGGGGAAAACCCCGGTCTTCATGAAATATGAAGACCAGCTGATGTCCTGCCTGATGCTGCTGCCCGTTGTGCTGCTGGTCTTCGGCCTGATTGGCTCACTGGTCGTGCTGTGGAAAAAGAAATACGGAGCCAGAGGCTAACGATGGCTATCTCACCGCTCGCCCTGCGCCGTTTTGCCGTTGCCGTGATTACGCTGATCGTCCTCAGCGCCATGCTGCTGGCATGGAGCGCGCTTTCGCATCAGGAATCGACGCTGGCCATCCGCCCGGTAAACCAGGGTGCCAGCGTGCCTGACGGTTTTTCTGTCTGGCATCATCTGGACGCGAACGGGATCCGCTTCAAGAGCATTACCCCGCAGGATGACGTTTTACTGATCAAGTTTGATTCCCGTGCGCAAAGTGCCGCCGCGAAAGTGGTTCTCGACCGTACGTTGCCGCACGGGTATATCATTGCCCAGCAGGAAGATGAGAGTCAGCCAGCTGCCTGGCTCTCATTGATTCGCGATACGTCGCATCGGTTCGGATAACTTCCAGGATTCCGAATCTTTTCACTCACTTTGGTGAATCCCCCGTTTACTTACTATGCTTAAGTACGTGGAGCACCCCTCAATGTACTCCGCATAACTTTGGATAGCGGCTTATGCCGCCACACAATGGAAGGTTTCGATAATGAAATTCCGCATGACTCTGGCTCTGGCCCTTTTTTCTTTAAGCACAGCATCCTTCGCAAACTCTCTCTGTCATGAGAAAGAACAGGATATTCAGCGTGAGATCGGTTATGCCGAAAAGCATAACAATCAGCACCGTGTTGATGGTCTTAAAAAAGCGCTTAGCGAAGTGAAAGCGAACTGTTCAGACAGCAAGCTTCGTGCCGACCACCAGAAGAAAATCGCTGAACAGAAGGACGAGATAGCCGAGCGCCGTCGCGACCTGCAGGAAGCGAAAGAGAAAGGGGATGCGGAAAAAATTGCCAAGCGCGAGAAGAAGTTGAAAGAAGCGCAGGATGACCTGAAAGCGCTGGAAGCTCGCGATTATTGAGTTAACGGAAATCTCAACAGGAGAGAGAATCATGTCAAAAGATACGACGTCTGAACATCTGCGCGCTGAACTGAAATCCCTGGCCGATACCCTTGAAGAGGTGCTGAACTCCTCTGCTGACAAGTCAAAAGAAGAGGTCAGCAAGCTGCGCAGCAAGGCGGAGCAGGCGCTGAAAGAGAGCCGTTATCGCCTGGGTGAAACCGGTGATGCGCTGGCGAAACAGACCCGCGAAGCGGCTGCCCGCGCGGACGAATATGTGCGTGATAATCCATGGACGGGTGTAGGGATTGGTGCCGCAGTGGGTGTGGTACTGGGTGTCCTTCTGACGCGTCGTTGATATGGAAGATCCTCGTCACGCACAAGGGCCTGCTAACAACGTCCTCGGCATCGGCCAGCGTATTTTAACGACGCTGGTCGGGATTGCCGAAACGCGCGTCCGGCTGGCAGTGGTCGAGCTGGAAGAGGAGAAAGCGAACCTCTTCCAGATGCTGCTGATGCTCGGACTGACCATGCTCTTCGCCGCGTTTGGTCTGATGAGCCTGATGGTGTTAATCATCTGGGCCATTGACCCGCAGTATCGTCTTAACGCGATGATTGCCACCACCGTCGTTCTGCTGGTCGCAGCGTTGATAGGCGGTATCTGGACGCTGCGTAAAGCGCGCAAGTCCACTTTCCTTCGCCATACGCGTCAGGAGCTGGCGAACGATCGCGCTCTGCTGGAGGATGACAAGCCGTGAGCGATAAAGCGGAACGTCAGAAGCGAAAAGCGTACCTGTTAAGTCAGATCCAGCAGCAACGGCTGGATCTGTCTGCCAGCCGCCGCGACTGGATTGACGCGACGCGACGGTTTGACCGCGGCTGGAACACCTTCCTGAGCCTGCGCTCATGGGCGCTGGTCGGCAGCAGCGTGATGGCTATCTGGACGGTTCGTCATCCAAATATGCTCATCCGCTGGGCACGCCGTGGATTCGGCGCCTGGAGCGCCTGGCGTCTGGTGAAAGCCACGTTGCGACAGCAGCAGCTGCGGTGATAAAAGCAAAACGGTAACTCAGGTTACCGTTTTTTGTTTTTGCGCCCTCTCCCCGTGGGAAAGGGTTGGGTGAGGGCACCAGCGCGCACGCCCTTTACTCAATATCTTTGAAGAAGATTGACAGTTTTCCTTGCTAACAATTACCACCCGCCCCGTTTATTATCCTCTCCATCGACAGCAACGCCGCGGTATCTACCCGGAATTGCAGACAAATAATGTTCAGCCGCTCATGTGGTTTCCTGGAGAGTAAAATGAAAAAATTAGAAGATGTTGGTGTACTGGTAGCGCGTATTCTGATGCCAATTCTGTTCATCGTGGCAGGTTGGGGAAAAATCACCGGTTATGCGGGTACCCAGCAGTATATGGAAGCCATGGGCGTTCCGGGGTTCCTGCTGCCGCTGACCATTCTTCTTGAGTTCGGCGGCGGCCTGGCGGTACTGTTCGGCTTCCTGACCCGTACCACCGCACTGTTTACCGCAGGCTTCACCGTGCTGACAGCGTTCATCTTCCACAGCAACTTTGCGGAAGGCGTGAACTCTCTGATGTTCATGAAAAACCTGACCATCGCGGGTGGCTTCCTGCTGCTGGCCGTCACTGGCCCGGGCGCATACAGCATCGACCGCGTTCTGAATAAGAAATGGTAAGCACGCTATACTGAATGAACACAAAGCGAGGAGACATCTCCTCGCTTTTGCTATCTGACGGAGGAGAAAAATGGGACAACTCGTAGACGGCGTATGGCAGGATGTCTGGTATGACACCAAATCCACCGGAGGTCGCTTCAAGCGCTCAGTTTCGGCCTTCCGTAACTGGCTGACCGCCGACGGTGCGCCGGGCCCGAGCGGCGAAGGCGGCTTCGCGGCTGAGAAAGACCGTTATCATCTTTATGTTTCGCTTGCCTGCCCGTGGGCACACCGCACGCTGATTGTGCGCAAGCTTAAAGGTCTCGAATCCTTAATTCCGGTTTCGGTCGTGAACCCGCTGATGCTGGAAAACGGCTGGACGTTTGACAGTGATTTCCCCGCGGCGACCGGCGACGATCTTTACCACCACGATTTCCTTTACCAGCTCTATCTGCGCGCCGATCCTCACTACACCGGGCGCGTTACCGTGCCGGTGCTGTGGGACAAGAAAAACCAGACGATTGTCAGCAATGAGTCTGCGGAAATCATCCGCATGTTCAATACCGCCTTTGACGCGCACGGCGCCCGTGCCGGAGATTACTATCCGGTTGAGCTGCGTGAGAAAATTGACGAGCTGAACAGCTGGATTTACGACAACGTCAACAACGGTGTCTACAAGGCCGGTTTCGCCACCAGCCAGGAAGCGTATGACGAAGCGGTCGGAAAGGTGTTTGAATCGCTTGAGCGTCTCGAGCAGATCCTGGGCCAGCATCGCTACCTGACGGGCGATCGCCTGACGGAAGCGGATATTCGCCTGTGGACCACGCTGGTTCGCTTCGATCCGGTCTATGTCACCCACTTTAAGTGCGACAAGCACCGCATCAGCGATTACCTGAACCTGCATGGTTTCCTGCGCGACATCTACCAGATGCAAGGGATCGCCGAAACGGTCGACTTCGACCATATTCGCACCCACTATTTCCGCAGCCACAAAACCATCAACCCAACGGGCATTATCTCCATTGGGCCGTGGCAGGATCTGGATGAACCTCACGGGCGCGACGTCCGATTTGGCTAAATATTAAGGGCATCAACAGATGCCCTTTTTTAATTCACAATCTCCATCTATCCTTACCTCGATCGCTTAGAAAACAAGTGATTGACTGACTAATGAGGCAAGGAAAATGGACTGGTATTTAAAAGTACTGCGTAACTACATTGGATTTGGTGGCCGCGCCCGCCGCAAAGAGTACTGGATGTTCGTTCTGGTGAACTTCGTCCTGATTATGGTGCTGGGCATCGTGGATAAAATTCTTGGCTGGGAGCGGGCTGGCGGTGAAGGCGTACTGACCACCATCTATGGCCTGTTAGTCCTGCTGCCATCGTGGGCGGTACTGTTCCGTCGGCTGCACGATACCGATCGTTCGGCGTGGTGGTTACTGCTGCTGCTGATCCCGATTGTGGGCTGGATCGTGATTTTGATCTTCAACTGCCAGAGCGGGACGCCGGGCGAAAACCGCTTTGGTCCGGATCCTAAGATCGGCGCGTAAATTACTGCCCGGTGGCGCTTACGCTTACCGGGCCTGTACGCTTATTTGTTGTGGTGCGCAAAGAGCTTTGGAATTTCTCGCAGGCACCACGATTTGGCTTCGCCCATGCTGTCGCGACGCCATGCCATAATGATATCCACTTCGCTGGTGTACTCCGGGCTCACGACACGCAGTCGCCCTTCCGCAATATCTTTTTCCACAAAGGGGTACGGCATTGTCGCCACGCCCAGACCGGCCAGCAGCGCCTGCCTTTTGTCTTCCAGCGAAGTTACCGTCAGACGAGGCTGCTTATCCAGAAGCTGCACCGTCAGCACCGGACGCTCGCGCGCGGTATCCGCTACCGCCACGCCGCGATACTTCACGCGCGTCACTTCAGAGAGCGGCTCCGGCTCCTGATGAATCGGGTGGTTGGGTGCGGCAACGTAAACGTTCATCACGCTGTAGAGCTTGCGCGAGTTGATTTCCGACGATGAGCGGAAGTGCATGTCCGGGGCGATGACAATATCCGCCCTGCCCGTCTCCAGACGTTCCCACGCGCCTGCCAGCACCTCGGTGATGATGGACAGCTGCGTATTAGCCTTCGCCGCCAGGCGGTCCACCAGCGGGAACAGCGCTTCAGTCGGCACCAGCGCTTCGGTAACTAACGTCAGATGGGTTTCCCAGCCGCGCGCCAGCGCTTCGGCGTCCGTCGTGAGCTTGTCCGCCGCTTCCAGCAGCACGCGGCCGCGCTCCAGCAGCATTCGCCCCACGTTGGTGAATTTTGTTCGATGACCGGAGCGGTCAAACAGCACCACGTCCAGCTCTTCCTCCAGCTTCTGCATGGTGTAGCTTAGCGCAGACGGAACGCGCCCAAGCTCATCTGCCGCCGCCGCAAAACTGCCGCGCCGGTCAATCGCGTCCATGACGCGAAGCGCCTCAAGCGTCAATGCTCTCTCTTTAGCCATCTCGTTCTCATTCAGGAAATTTGAACATACCGGGCAGAATATCTGGCTAACAATGCAGCGTCCATACCTTTACCATTGTTTTAGTGTAAAGAGAGGTCAAGTTTATGATTACGACAAGAACAGCTAAACAGTGCGGACAAGCCGATTTCGGTTGGCTGCAGGCCCGCTACACCTTTTCCTTTGGACACTACTTTGACCCTAAACTCCTCGGTTACGCTTCATTGCGCGTGTTGAATCAGGAAGTGCTCGCCCCGGGCGCCTCCTTCCAGCCGCGTACGTACCCGAAAGTCGATATCCTGAACCTGATCCTGGAAGGCGAGGCAGAATACCGCGATAGCGAGGGCAATCATGT from Enterobacter dykesii encodes the following:
- a CDS encoding YqjK-like family protein; its protein translation is MSDKAERQKRKAYLLSQIQQQRLDLSASRRDWIDATRRFDRGWNTFLSLRSWALVGSSVMAIWTVRHPNMLIRWARRGFGAWSAWRLVKATLRQQQLR
- a CDS encoding DUF883 family protein codes for the protein MSKDTTSEHLRAELKSLADTLEEVLNSSADKSKEEVSKLRSKAEQALKESRYRLGETGDALAKQTREAAARADEYVRDNPWTGVGIGAAVGVVLGVLLTRR
- a CDS encoding glutathione S-transferase family protein, which translates into the protein MGQLVDGVWQDVWYDTKSTGGRFKRSVSAFRNWLTADGAPGPSGEGGFAAEKDRYHLYVSLACPWAHRTLIVRKLKGLESLIPVSVVNPLMLENGWTFDSDFPAATGDDLYHHDFLYQLYLRADPHYTGRVTVPVLWDKKNQTIVSNESAEIIRMFNTAFDAHGARAGDYYPVELREKIDELNSWIYDNVNNGVYKAGFATSQEAYDEAVGKVFESLERLEQILGQHRYLTGDRLTEADIRLWTTLVRFDPVYVTHFKCDKHRISDYLNLHGFLRDIYQMQGIAETVDFDHIRTHYFRSHKTINPTGIISIGPWQDLDEPHGRDVRFG
- a CDS encoding MFS transporter — encoded protein: MRKIKGLRWYMIALVTLGTVLGYLTRNTVAAAAPTLMEELHISTQQYSYIIAAYSAAYTIMQPVAGYVLDILGTKIGYAFFAIAWAVFCGATALAGSWGGLALARGAVGAAEAAMIPAGLKASSEWFPAKERSIAVGYFNVGSSIGAMIAPPLVVWAIVMHSWQMAFIISGVLSFAWAMAWLVFYKHPRDQKKLSEEEREYIIGGQEAQHQTNNGKKMTVWQILGTRQFWGIALPRFLAEPAWGTFNAWIPLFMFKVYGFNLKEIAMFAWMPMLFADLGCIVGGYLPPLFQRWFGVNLIVSRKMVVTMGALLMIGPGMIGLFTSPYVAIALLCIGGFAHQSLSGALITLSSDVFGRNEVATANGLTGMAAWTASTMFALVVGALADTIGFSPLFAVLAIFDLMGAVVIWTVLKSKSAEELAKESLGKPATQS
- a CDS encoding DUF1090 domain-containing protein is translated as MKFRMTLALALFSLSTASFANSLCHEKEQDIQREIGYAEKHNNQHRVDGLKKALSEVKANCSDSKLRADHQKKIAEQKDEIAERRRDLQEAKEKGDAEKIAKREKKLKEAQDDLKALEARDY
- the yhaJ gene encoding DNA-binding transcriptional regulator YhaJ — protein: MAKERALTLEALRVMDAIDRRGSFAAAADELGRVPSALSYTMQKLEEELDVVLFDRSGHRTKFTNVGRMLLERGRVLLEAADKLTTDAEALARGWETHLTLVTEALVPTEALFPLVDRLAAKANTQLSIITEVLAGAWERLETGRADIVIAPDMHFRSSSEINSRKLYSVMNVYVAAPNHPIHQEPEPLSEVTRVKYRGVAVADTARERPVLTVQLLDKQPRLTVTSLEDKRQALLAGLGVATMPYPFVEKDIAEGRLRVVSPEYTSEVDIIMAWRRDSMGEAKSWCLREIPKLFAHHNK
- a CDS encoding DoxX family protein gives rise to the protein MKKLEDVGVLVARILMPILFIVAGWGKITGYAGTQQYMEAMGVPGFLLPLTILLEFGGGLAVLFGFLTRTTALFTAGFTVLTAFIFHSNFAEGVNSLMFMKNLTIAGGFLLLAVTGPGAYSIDRVLNKKW
- the yqjA gene encoding DedA family general envelope maintenance protein YqjA, coding for MELLTQLLHALWAQDFETLANPSMIGMLYFVLFMILFLENGLLPAAFLPGDSLLVLVGVLCAKGAMAFPQTILLLTVAASLGCWVSYIQGRWLGNTRIVQNWLSHLPAHYHQRAHHLFHKHGLSALLIGRFIAFVRTLLPTIAGLSGLSSARFQFFNWMSGLLWVLILTTLGYALGKTPVFMKYEDQLMSCLMLLPVVLLVFGLIGSLVVLWKKKYGARG
- the exuR gene encoding transcriptional regulator ExuR, whose protein sequence is MEITEPRRLYQQLAAELKDRIEQGVYLVGDKLPAERFIADEKSVSRTVVREAIIMLEVEGYVEVRKGSGIHVISNLPKHSPVADESLEFASYGPFELLQARQLIESNIAEFAATQVTKQDIMKLMEIQENARKEKCFRDSEWDLQFHVQVALATQNTALAAIVEKMWTQRVHNPYWKKLHDHIDSRTVDNWCDDHDQILKALIRKDPHAAKLAMWQHLENTKQMLFNETSDDFEFNADRYLFADNPVVHLDTASSASK
- a CDS encoding phage holin family protein translates to MEDPRHAQGPANNVLGIGQRILTTLVGIAETRVRLAVVELEEEKANLFQMLLMLGLTMLFAAFGLMSLMVLIIWAIDPQYRLNAMIATTVVLLVAALIGGIWTLRKARKSTFLRHTRQELANDRALLEDDKP
- the mzrA gene encoding EnvZ/OmpR regulon moderator MzrA, with translation MAISPLALRRFAVAVITLIVLSAMLLAWSALSHQESTLAIRPVNQGASVPDGFSVWHHLDANGIRFKSITPQDDVLLIKFDSRAQSAAAKVVLDRTLPHGYIIAQQEDESQPAAWLSLIRDTSHRFG
- a CDS encoding DUF805 domain-containing protein; translated protein: MDWYLKVLRNYIGFGGRARRKEYWMFVLVNFVLIMVLGIVDKILGWERAGGEGVLTTIYGLLVLLPSWAVLFRRLHDTDRSAWWLLLLLIPIVGWIVILIFNCQSGTPGENRFGPDPKIGA